In the Paenibacillus sp. FSL H7-0357 genome, one interval contains:
- a CDS encoding ABC transporter ATP-binding protein, which yields MEILRCENLTKAYGSEHSLVTALDSVQLSVQKGEFVAIIGASGSGKSTLLHLLGGVDRPTSGTIMIEDRNIAQLNEEELAVFRRRKVGLIYQFYNLIPALSVRKNIVLPMLLDGRVPDEQRLQDIIRSLGLESRLDHLPGQLSGGQQQRVAIARSLIYRPALLLADEPTGNLDRKNTEETVGLLKLSHRQFNQTVLLITHNEKIALEADRIITLEDGRIVSDEVIRQ from the coding sequence ATGGAAATATTACGTTGTGAGAACTTGACGAAAGCCTACGGTTCGGAACATTCGCTCGTTACCGCCCTTGACTCCGTTCAGCTGTCGGTACAAAAAGGCGAATTCGTCGCCATTATCGGCGCTTCCGGTTCCGGCAAGTCCACTCTGCTGCATCTGCTGGGCGGCGTAGACCGCCCGACCAGCGGTACGATCATGATTGAGGACCGGAACATTGCACAGCTGAACGAAGAAGAATTAGCGGTATTCCGCAGAAGGAAGGTCGGGCTGATCTACCAGTTCTATAATCTTATCCCTGCCTTAAGTGTCCGGAAAAATATTGTACTGCCAATGCTCCTGGATGGAAGGGTGCCGGATGAACAGCGGCTACAGGACATTATCCGCAGCCTGGGATTGGAATCGCGGCTCGACCACCTGCCGGGCCAGCTATCCGGCGGGCAGCAGCAGCGCGTGGCTATCGCCCGTTCCTTGATTTACAGACCTGCTCTCCTACTGGCGGACGAACCGACCGGAAATCTCGACAGGAAAAATACAGAGGAAACGGTCGGGCTGCTGAAATTGTCCCATCGGCAATTCAATCAGACCGTTCTGCTCATTACCCATAACGAGAAGATTGCGCTGGAAGCGGACCGGATTATCACCCTGGAAGACGGCCGCATTGTTTCCGACGAGGTGATCCGGCAATGA
- a CDS encoding sensor histidine kinase, with protein sequence MNRRRYSRLLLLAFAAALFAGLVMGIGISRLVSQAEYTQTARLTGTSYSRHSELEQALLQGLHDENAADLQTGTELLHRYGYTLHTFNNKNRLLIIAGSVGLWMLLFLLFAAVQYRLQIKRKERIAGLTAYLYSINQGQHHILPRTGEDEYSFLEDELYKTVVELRHTRETAVLERQSLADNLSDIAHQIKTPLTSVSLMAELLADSRQNSADALYVEKIQSQLTRLERLVSSLLTLSRLDAGTLELQQLPVDVYTMLASAAEPLENILSGRRQTLTLQSSPAISYRGDYHWSSEALLNVLMNCSEHTPTGGNITVSYALNPVYTQIIVEDSGAGFPAEELPHIFKRFYKGSNARKDSVGIGLALAHSIIQRQNGSIHAENRPEGGARFVIKWYAH encoded by the coding sequence ATGAATAGACGCAGGTACAGCCGGCTTCTCCTTCTGGCCTTCGCCGCTGCCTTGTTTGCCGGACTGGTTATGGGGATTGGCATATCCCGGCTCGTCTCGCAGGCTGAATATACCCAAACGGCGCGGCTCACCGGGACATCCTACAGCCGCCACTCGGAGCTGGAACAGGCCCTGCTACAAGGACTGCATGACGAGAATGCCGCCGATTTGCAGACCGGCACCGAACTTCTGCACCGCTATGGGTATACCCTCCACACTTTTAATAACAAGAACCGCCTGCTGATCATCGCGGGAAGTGTGGGCCTGTGGATGCTCCTGTTTCTGCTGTTTGCAGCAGTTCAGTATCGATTACAAATCAAAAGAAAGGAAAGAATCGCCGGACTGACAGCCTATCTCTATTCCATTAATCAGGGACAGCACCATATTCTGCCCCGGACTGGTGAGGATGAATACTCTTTCCTGGAAGACGAATTATATAAGACTGTTGTAGAGCTGCGGCATACCCGTGAGACAGCCGTGCTGGAAAGGCAATCGCTCGCCGACAATCTGTCCGACATTGCCCATCAGATCAAGACACCGCTGACTTCTGTCTCTTTGATGGCTGAATTACTGGCTGACAGCAGGCAGAACAGCGCAGACGCCTTATATGTGGAGAAAATCCAAAGCCAGCTAACCCGTCTGGAGCGTCTGGTATCGTCCTTGCTGACGTTGTCCAGGCTGGATGCGGGAACGCTGGAACTGCAGCAGCTTCCGGTGGATGTGTACACGATGCTGGCCAGCGCCGCTGAACCTCTGGAGAATATCCTCTCCGGCAGAAGGCAAACCTTGACCCTTCAATCCAGCCCCGCCATCAGCTACCGCGGAGATTACCATTGGAGCTCGGAAGCACTGCTCAATGTTCTGATGAACTGTTCGGAGCATACCCCTACTGGCGGCAACATCACTGTATCTTACGCGCTGAACCCCGTGTACACGCAAATTATAGTGGAGGATTCCGGGGCGGGATTTCCTGCGGAAGAACTTCCGCATATATTCAAACGCTTTTACAAAGGGAGCAATGCCCGCAAGGACAGCGTTGGTATCGGTCTTGCGCTGGCCCATTCCATCATTCAGCGGCAGAACGGCAGCATCCATGCGGAGAACCGGCCGGAGGGCGGGGCCCGTTTTGTCATCAAGTGGTATGCCCATTAA
- a CDS encoding response regulator transcription factor yields the protein MRQQQILIVEDDATIAFGLKVFLLQKGFGIQHADRVSTAKNMLTASPHDLILLDWNLPDGNGYDFCSYVKQMSDIPVIFLTVRDDEHDIVQGLDMGADDYIVKPFQLSVVLSRIQAVLRRTGIAAPASARLTCGALLLDPVKTQVFCSGTEVPVTAGEYRLLLLLLQNKNQTLTRRVLLEKLWDADGDFVNDNTLTVMIKRLREKLGPSSSIKTIRGIGYRLEPDDE from the coding sequence ATGAGACAACAACAAATTCTGATCGTTGAAGATGACGCGACTATTGCCTTTGGACTTAAAGTGTTCCTGCTGCAAAAGGGTTTTGGTATTCAACATGCCGATCGGGTCAGTACCGCCAAAAATATGCTGACCGCCAGCCCCCATGATCTGATCCTGCTGGACTGGAATCTTCCTGACGGCAACGGCTATGATTTCTGCTCTTATGTCAAACAGATGTCCGATATTCCGGTAATCTTCCTGACTGTGCGGGATGACGAGCATGATATCGTGCAGGGTCTGGATATGGGGGCTGATGATTATATCGTTAAGCCGTTTCAGCTTAGTGTGGTACTTTCCCGCATCCAGGCCGTACTGCGCCGGACAGGAATCGCCGCCCCTGCGTCAGCCCGCCTCACCTGCGGAGCACTTCTGCTCGATCCGGTCAAAACGCAGGTATTCTGCAGCGGAACAGAGGTGCCGGTGACCGCCGGTGAATACCGCCTGCTGCTGCTGCTGCTGCAGAACAAGAATCAGACGCTGACCCGCAGAGTGCTGCTTGAGAAATTATGGGATGCGGACGGGGATTTTGTCAACGATAACACTTTGACCGTGATGATAAAGCGGCTGCGGGAGAAATTAGGCCCTTCCTCCAGCATCAAGACGATTCGCGGCATCGGCTACCGCCTGGAGCCAGATGATGAATAG
- a CDS encoding lysozyme inhibitor LprI family protein: protein MRKTMILTLLTCSLVFAGCSNNADSKVNSAEPDQTAQQTVTATAPAPATTPEATPVTTPEATPEETSPEASPATGQEPAAGSMKQDYLKKLDKIEEGLTDLQALSDEGTTAAMIEAADKEYGRWDAALNEIYQVLKQQLPKDEMAKLKEKQLKWITERDETAAKAAAEFEGGTMEPLEYAATQSGVTKERCYELVELYMK, encoded by the coding sequence ATGAGAAAAACAATGATATTGACTCTATTGACCTGCAGTTTAGTATTTGCCGGTTGCAGTAATAATGCAGACAGCAAGGTAAATTCGGCAGAGCCGGATCAGACTGCTCAGCAAACAGTAACAGCAACGGCGCCGGCACCGGCAACAACACCAGAAGCAACCCCGGTAACAACCCCGGAAGCCACACCGGAGGAAACGTCGCCGGAAGCGTCGCCTGCAACCGGGCAGGAGCCTGCCGCCGGATCGATGAAGCAGGACTACTTGAAGAAGCTGGATAAGATTGAAGAGGGGCTTACGGATTTGCAGGCTTTATCTGATGAAGGGACAACGGCGGCGATGATCGAGGCTGCGGACAAGGAGTACGGACGGTGGGATGCGGCTCTAAATGAGATTTACCAGGTGCTCAAGCAGCAGCTCCCGAAAGATGAAATGGCCAAATTAAAAGAAAAGCAATTAAAATGGATCACAGAAAGAGATGAAACGGCGGCGAAGGCAGCGGCAGAATTTGAAGGCGGAACGATGGAGCCGCTGGAATATGCAGCGACCCAGTCAGGGGTCACGAAGGAAAGATGCTATGAGCTGGTTGAGCTGTATATGAAGTGA
- a CDS encoding LSm family protein, with amino-acid sequence MGNSARVRKQAKRLKGRKVCITLHDGRTYVGWITGLDQGALILSKQRSSHKPRRTSTSRSQKATTSAFLPMLGSLLGGSGAGAAGLGGGLGGLGGLMGGGLRFFGMIQKAMPVMKMGYGMIKTIRPFMSGLKGLMGGGGGV; translated from the coding sequence ATGGGCAATTCAGCAAGAGTGCGCAAGCAGGCAAAACGATTGAAAGGCCGAAAGGTCTGCATTACGCTGCATGACGGGCGTACCTATGTAGGATGGATAACCGGACTCGATCAGGGGGCGCTGATTCTCTCCAAACAGCGCAGTAGCCATAAACCACGTAGAACTTCCACCTCCCGTTCGCAAAAGGCCACAACCTCAGCATTTCTGCCGATGCTCGGATCCTTGCTCGGAGGCTCGGGTGCCGGCGCTGCCGGACTGGGCGGGGGGCTAGGCGGACTGGGCGGACTGATGGGCGGCGGACTCCGCTTCTTCGGAATGATTCAGAAAGCTATGCCGGTGATGAAGATGGGCTACGGCATGATTAAGACAATCAGACCGTTTATGAGTGGGCTTAAGGGATTAATGGGGGGCGGCGGTGGGGTTTAG
- a CDS encoding alpha-L-arabinofuranosidase C-terminal domain-containing protein, which translates to MTNFRDQIIAHYKFEDADHIAKDSSGQGRNGEAFGKVAPVISEVSGRVAATFAGGDAGTSYVRLPADLLQDVSDNTGITVAAWVNFAKGANVWERIFDFGKGEKGPYLFLTRNLRGTLSAHGDLAVDPGRGFAGGEWMHIAMSVTGTQGGTLSSAGPVVYVNGEAVADGSISQTSSGNYAQLRRWFATFTDSDNYSSNFIGRSQFAADADFAGSLSDMRIYKAGLSMDEVIEVMCDSLSDEEIVRLARDKYLAFPTTIITKDLSLPASLMGGKVEVSWKSSQPAALLDNGQVQEISSAQAATLTAVLTRGPVSMEKSFDVSVLPQDLPPYTLTIHGNKEILDVSEVMYGLFYEDINNAADGGIYAELVQNRSFESFAFDTYSHTSGECGCSTGRNREPLFAWSGDTGKMLPQHSGGLNEHFGVKDPEVNAYYVTVADGAVIQNKGFADSNGNCAMSILTGAKYDFTIWAKAESAGTITLQLQGADGSAISDSVIVKVEGGNTWKKYGVDAKLVLTGSATALGQLALAFAGEISIDMVSLVPQDVWGAGEEKHSRSAHANYTGNPNYRLRKDLVNALVGMHPKFLRFPGGCISEGSFIWENVYDWKDSIGAVELRKENYNVWGYMMTMGLGYMEYFQLAEDLNATPLPVMACGVLCQARSDYAHPAGGELRDYYIKNFTDLIDFAISMDFENNEWAAMRSKMGHKAPFDLRYLGVGNENWGTEFFANFEVFKTSIDAYMEQNYPGHELHIISTVGAQADDDAYQQGWKFLSGNLSGSAEVAFADGHKVIEETVTWYGQQSNYMDTIADEHYYRSNDYLLANADRYNYYYRAYNADGSIDWKETSKVFVGEYASTDKNTLAGAVAEAAVMTGFENNADVVLLAAYAPLFNKVLTDGTYRWTPDCIWFDDETVWYTPNYYVQQLYAKYLGNKVLATSFSTYRNGKPAALLPHGGIEVAAGNADILVKRVTVTSNKDGCVLLNQDFTQALDPAWQTIPGSAGYTVQADKGLVLKAQASGLNGLYILNDSWTDYKVEVVASRIAGEDGFYVGAGLTDISPENKDVLEYAISYGGNATGVKVYKQGVEAYTLGDYSSSTAAGNLRAASYEEISDNTEYTITVNYGGETGESLICSYTDGRAASKVLDYKLEAYNREIFNSVTKDAKHVYVKLVNADDVDKITQLQLEDLKVGAAAKLITLTGEAQLVHVPNVNQKNNEQIVPDEREITLNSSNIVLNLPANSVSVLVLNLKA; encoded by the coding sequence ATGACTAATTTCCGCGATCAAATCATTGCACATTACAAATTCGAGGATGCAGACCATATCGCTAAAGACAGCTCTGGACAAGGGCGGAACGGAGAGGCCTTCGGCAAGGTAGCACCGGTAATCTCCGAGGTGAGCGGCAGAGTGGCTGCAACATTTGCGGGTGGCGATGCAGGAACCTCGTATGTCCGGCTTCCGGCGGACTTGCTTCAAGATGTAAGCGACAACACGGGGATAACCGTTGCTGCATGGGTGAACTTTGCCAAGGGTGCTAACGTATGGGAGCGGATCTTTGACTTTGGCAAAGGGGAGAAAGGGCCTTATCTGTTCCTGACACGTAATTTGCGCGGTACTCTGTCTGCCCACGGCGATCTGGCCGTTGATCCGGGCAGAGGATTTGCCGGGGGCGAGTGGATGCACATTGCCATGTCTGTAACGGGTACGCAAGGCGGCACTTTAAGCAGTGCGGGTCCGGTGGTGTATGTGAACGGTGAAGCCGTGGCCGACGGCTCGATCAGCCAGACCTCCAGCGGCAACTATGCCCAGCTGCGCAGATGGTTCGCGACCTTTACGGATTCGGACAACTACAGCAGCAATTTTATCGGCCGTTCGCAGTTTGCTGCGGATGCAGACTTTGCCGGCTCGCTCTCGGATATGCGGATTTATAAAGCGGGTTTGTCGATGGACGAGGTCATTGAGGTGATGTGCGATTCTTTGAGTGATGAAGAGATCGTAAGGCTGGCCAGAGACAAGTATCTTGCCTTCCCCACGACCATAATCACTAAGGACTTGTCACTGCCGGCTTCGCTGATGGGCGGAAAAGTTGAAGTGAGCTGGAAATCTAGCCAGCCTGCGGCGCTTCTGGATAATGGACAGGTTCAGGAAATAAGCTCTGCTCAAGCGGCAACCCTTACCGCAGTTCTGACCCGGGGGCCTGTCTCTATGGAAAAAAGCTTCGACGTCTCAGTGCTGCCGCAGGATCTGCCTCCATATACACTGACCATCCATGGGAATAAGGAAATCCTCGATGTCAGCGAGGTGATGTACGGCTTGTTCTATGAAGACATTAACAACGCAGCGGACGGTGGAATTTATGCTGAGCTGGTGCAGAACCGCTCGTTCGAATCTTTTGCTTTTGATACCTATTCCCATACTTCCGGGGAATGCGGCTGCTCCACCGGCCGGAACCGCGAGCCCTTATTCGCGTGGTCCGGAGATACCGGTAAGATGCTCCCGCAGCACAGCGGCGGACTAAATGAACATTTTGGCGTAAAGGACCCGGAAGTAAATGCTTATTATGTGACGGTGGCGGATGGCGCCGTGATTCAGAACAAAGGGTTTGCTGATTCCAACGGAAATTGTGCCATGTCCATACTAACGGGCGCGAAGTACGATTTCACAATCTGGGCGAAGGCAGAGTCAGCCGGTACAATTACGCTGCAGCTTCAGGGGGCGGACGGGTCAGCGATCAGTGATTCCGTAATCGTGAAAGTGGAGGGCGGAAACACCTGGAAGAAGTATGGAGTGGATGCCAAGCTTGTGCTGACGGGTTCGGCCACGGCTCTTGGCCAGCTGGCGCTTGCTTTTGCGGGTGAAATTTCGATCGACATGGTGTCCCTGGTTCCGCAGGATGTATGGGGGGCAGGCGAGGAAAAGCACTCCCGGTCGGCTCACGCCAACTATACGGGCAACCCGAACTACCGGCTGAGAAAAGATCTGGTGAACGCGCTTGTCGGTATGCATCCGAAATTCCTGCGTTTCCCCGGCGGCTGCATCTCTGAAGGCTCCTTTATTTGGGAGAATGTGTATGACTGGAAGGATTCCATCGGAGCGGTTGAGCTGCGCAAAGAAAATTACAACGTATGGGGCTACATGATGACTATGGGCCTCGGCTATATGGAATATTTCCAGCTGGCAGAAGACCTTAATGCAACTCCGCTTCCGGTGATGGCTTGCGGCGTGCTGTGCCAGGCGCGTTCAGACTACGCCCATCCGGCCGGAGGCGAATTACGGGATTATTACATCAAGAACTTTACCGACCTGATCGACTTCGCCATCAGCATGGACTTCGAGAATAACGAATGGGCGGCCATGCGCAGCAAGATGGGCCATAAAGCTCCGTTTGATCTGCGCTATCTGGGCGTAGGCAACGAGAACTGGGGTACAGAGTTCTTCGCCAACTTTGAAGTGTTCAAGACATCAATAGATGCCTATATGGAGCAGAACTATCCGGGGCATGAGCTGCATATTATCTCCACGGTTGGCGCGCAAGCGGACGATGATGCGTATCAACAGGGCTGGAAGTTCCTGAGCGGCAATCTCAGCGGATCGGCTGAGGTGGCTTTTGCCGACGGGCATAAAGTAATTGAAGAAACGGTAACCTGGTACGGGCAGCAGAGCAATTACATGGACACGATTGCCGATGAGCATTACTACCGTTCCAATGACTATCTGCTTGCGAATGCCGACCGGTATAATTACTACTATAGAGCGTATAACGCTGACGGCAGCATCGACTGGAAGGAAACCTCCAAGGTATTTGTCGGGGAATATGCTTCTACGGACAAAAACACACTGGCCGGCGCAGTAGCAGAGGCAGCGGTTATGACCGGATTCGAAAACAATGCGGATGTCGTTCTGCTCGCCGCCTATGCACCGCTGTTCAACAAGGTGCTGACGGACGGGACCTACCGCTGGACACCGGACTGCATCTGGTTCGACGATGAGACAGTCTGGTACACCCCGAACTATTATGTGCAGCAGCTGTATGCCAAATATTTGGGCAATAAAGTACTGGCAACCTCCTTCTCCACGTATAGAAACGGCAAACCGGCAGCACTCCTTCCTCATGGCGGAATTGAAGTGGCGGCAGGCAATGCTGATATTCTGGTGAAGCGCGTGACCGTAACGTCGAATAAGGATGGCTGTGTGCTGCTTAATCAGGACTTTACACAGGCGCTGGATCCGGCTTGGCAGACCATCCCAGGCTCCGCAGGGTATACCGTTCAGGCGGATAAAGGGCTTGTACTTAAAGCCCAGGCCAGCGGGCTGAACGGCCTTTACATCCTGAATGACAGCTGGACCGATTACAAGGTGGAGGTTGTTGCTTCGCGAATCGCGGGGGAGGACGGTTTCTACGTGGGCGCAGGGCTGACTGACATTTCACCGGAGAACAAGGACGTCCTCGAATATGCTATCAGCTATGGCGGCAACGCTACCGGTGTGAAGGTATACAAGCAAGGCGTGGAAGCCTATACCTTGGGCGACTACTCTTCCAGCACGGCGGCAGGCAATCTTAGAGCAGCCAGCTATGAAGAGATTTCCGACAACACGGAATACACGATTACAGTGAATTACGGTGGTGAAACCGGAGAGAGCCTGATCTGTTCGTATACGGACGGCAGAGCAGCCAGCAAGGTGCTGGACTACAAGCTGGAGGCCTACAACAGAGAGATCTTCAACTCGGTTACAAAAGATGCGAAGCATGTGTATGTAAAGCTTGTGAATGCCGATGATGTAGACAAAATAACGCAGCTGCAGCTTGAAGATTTGAAGGTCGGGGCAGCCGCGAAGCTGATCACCTTGACTGGCGAAGCCCAGCTTGTACATGTGCCTAATGTAAACCAGAAAAACAATGAGCAAATCGTGCCTGACGAGCGGGAGATTACACTGAACAGCAGCAATATTGTTCTTAATCTGCCTGCTAACTCGGTGAGTGTGCTGGTGCTGAATCTTAAGGCATAA
- a CDS encoding DUF6855 family protein yields the protein MPTDAGTKENPWKLKTPPLTSEYEMYKDEKDGKPIIVCTVGKTVLHYDYRCINDLYAMLKEHGEWMELGSADEQKPAKAGTVEAWGRSPDNPVGGWYGLKKGLRGRFGMYIPPLMEALGLAEVEHQPRNNRMKAL from the coding sequence ATGCCAACAGATGCAGGGACAAAAGAAAATCCTTGGAAATTAAAGACGCCTCCGCTAACCTCTGAATATGAAATGTATAAAGATGAAAAAGACGGCAAACCCATTATCGTCTGCACGGTAGGTAAAACCGTGCTGCATTACGACTATCGCTGCATCAATGACTTGTACGCCATGCTTAAGGAGCATGGGGAGTGGATGGAGCTGGGCAGCGCTGATGAGCAGAAGCCGGCAAAAGCAGGCACGGTCGAAGCCTGGGGGCGTTCTCCTGACAACCCGGTCGGCGGCTGGTACGGCTTGAAAAAGGGTCTGCGCGGCAGATTCGGTATGTATATCCCTCCCTTAATGGAGGCATTAGGACTTGCAGAAGTCGAGCATCAGCCAAGGAACAACCGTATGAAGGCACTGTAA
- a CDS encoding AraC family transcriptional regulator, with translation MVEWNEMVQLMIDWIDADLTAAPTLLRMSEQLGYSPYYCTKQFHALTGTTLRDYIWMRRISRAALELRDTDTRILDIAVKFGFSSQEAFSRAFSKAFNTTPSAHRKAPCPIPLTIRAEVFTPYHYLIKERDKMREVHLQEAEIKLEVIPAHKFIGIWDLASHNYAGFWENGHDCDEISGTLESMSHHTLAGQLGQTAGWFYKNGQKGYLYGIPVSSDYNGKIPEGMECRDIPESEYLVFFHPPFDYLKDNGQVMRTVEQVAWNYDPKVMGYAWDEETKQDYQRHFPEGYGYAVLRPVRKLTGNEE, from the coding sequence ATGGTGGAATGGAATGAAATGGTTCAGCTCATGATTGATTGGATTGATGCTGATCTTACAGCAGCGCCAACACTGCTGAGAATGTCGGAACAGCTTGGGTATTCCCCTTATTACTGCACCAAGCAGTTTCACGCGCTGACCGGGACGACACTCAGGGATTATATCTGGATGCGCAGAATCAGCCGTGCCGCCCTGGAGCTGCGCGACACGGATACGCGAATTCTGGATATTGCCGTAAAGTTCGGGTTTTCGTCGCAGGAGGCATTCTCCCGGGCTTTTTCGAAGGCTTTTAACACGACCCCGTCTGCCCACCGGAAAGCACCCTGTCCCATTCCACTGACCATTCGTGCCGAAGTGTTCACTCCTTATCATTATCTGATCAAGGAGCGGGATAAAATGAGAGAAGTGCATTTGCAGGAAGCGGAGATTAAGCTCGAAGTCATACCGGCCCATAAATTCATCGGGATCTGGGACCTTGCTTCCCATAACTACGCCGGGTTCTGGGAGAACGGGCATGATTGCGATGAAATCTCCGGAACGCTGGAGAGCATGTCTCATCATACGTTAGCTGGACAACTGGGCCAGACGGCCGGATGGTTCTATAAGAACGGCCAAAAAGGTTACTTGTACGGAATCCCTGTTTCATCGGATTACAACGGGAAGATCCCTGAGGGGATGGAGTGCAGGGATATTCCGGAATCGGAGTATCTGGTCTTTTTTCACCCGCCATTTGATTACCTGAAGGATAATGGTCAAGTGATGCGGACTGTTGAGCAAGTGGCCTGGAACTACGATCCCAAGGTCATGGGTTATGCCTGGGATGAAGAAACGAAGCAGGACTATCAGCGCCATTTCCCCGAGGGCTATGGCTATGCGGTGCTGCGGCCAGTGAGAAAGTTAACTGGAAACGAGGAGTAA
- a CDS encoding helix-turn-helix transcriptional regulator gives MISSEKVGKRIAMLRKEKQLSQEQLAEQLNVTAQAVSKWETGKSLPETATLPLLSSVLGHPIDGILLPQELVVLSAVYTDGRDSHDVTHFVNQFVAGNKLSFTVSDHIFPGCLSGDRSKVLIVRYETPAGIYSAYALKEQLLTIDVHSKGYTSGKSGLEFVYASYGNELIHRNVLKKMQHYEFFQWEHFTVSHELFPSLIDNDGNDYLLLLYLNAEGIHAVSCAEGEQIHYSPDRTRLFAIQPSRQHYIVENVGRLGFGQGMDCSWAGAFYLSLSTRGIETTYEQVMGVSGACWRISFTPMWDYSSADALVAYDYSAAAHKAYGLTASRANRLTPEERKQEKQKLMDSIRKHQLPIAINLRVAPEWGVITGYLDNGDTLLCRSYFDGETFESLHDDPEFQSDMKVSKGYLYVDHWPYMLMRFDSQAHVPSALDNFYASLRVKLDSMRADDNRGYQLGYKALDTWCEGLLSNRWYQDAETSDFERRFSVNYFCMMALTDARRSAAAYLKASLPLLQHPAEAGALAEMAGVYEQIDALLEGFYKGMTDPASIEPGVSPRPFWTNEHRSRQAELLQTVSMLEHRGDGLAKEILENSQRHAEA, from the coding sequence ATGATCAGTAGCGAAAAAGTCGGCAAACGCATCGCCATGCTCCGTAAAGAAAAACAGCTGTCCCAAGAACAATTGGCCGAACAGCTCAATGTCACGGCTCAAGCCGTCTCCAAATGGGAAACGGGGAAGTCCCTGCCCGAAACCGCCACCCTGCCTTTGCTGTCCAGTGTACTAGGCCACCCCATTGACGGTATTTTGCTGCCCCAGGAATTAGTCGTACTTTCCGCCGTATACACAGATGGCCGGGATTCCCATGATGTCACCCACTTTGTGAACCAGTTCGTGGCCGGCAACAAACTGTCCTTCACCGTCAGCGATCATATCTTCCCCGGCTGTCTGTCCGGCGACCGCTCCAAGGTGCTGATTGTCAGATATGAGACGCCTGCGGGAATCTATTCAGCCTATGCGCTGAAAGAACAGCTTCTGACGATTGATGTCCATTCCAAAGGGTATACCTCCGGCAAAAGCGGACTGGAATTTGTGTACGCCTCCTATGGAAATGAGCTGATCCACCGGAATGTTTTGAAGAAGATGCAGCATTATGAGTTCTTTCAGTGGGAGCATTTCACGGTCAGCCACGAGCTTTTCCCAAGCCTTATCGACAATGATGGCAACGATTATCTGCTGCTCCTCTACTTGAATGCCGAGGGTATTCATGCGGTAAGCTGTGCCGAAGGTGAGCAGATTCACTACAGCCCGGACCGGACCCGCCTCTTCGCCATCCAACCGTCCCGGCAGCATTATATTGTTGAGAATGTAGGCCGACTTGGCTTCGGCCAAGGAATGGACTGCTCATGGGCAGGAGCCTTCTATCTGTCTTTGAGCACAAGGGGGATTGAGACTACCTATGAGCAGGTAATGGGGGTGTCCGGGGCATGCTGGAGAATTTCTTTTACACCTATGTGGGATTATAGCTCAGCCGATGCGCTCGTAGCCTATGATTATTCAGCTGCTGCCCATAAAGCCTATGGTCTTACAGCCAGCCGGGCGAACCGGCTTACACCGGAAGAGCGCAAACAGGAGAAGCAAAAACTAATGGACAGCATTCGAAAGCATCAGCTGCCGATAGCGATCAACCTCAGGGTTGCCCCCGAGTGGGGCGTAATTACAGGGTACTTGGACAATGGGGATACCCTGCTGTGCCGCAGCTATTTTGACGGCGAAACCTTCGAGAGTCTGCACGACGATCCAGAGTTTCAGAGCGATATGAAGGTCAGCAAGGGCTATTTATATGTGGACCATTGGCCTTATATGCTAATGCGCTTTGACAGCCAGGCTCATGTACCGTCAGCTCTGGACAACTTCTATGCTTCACTCAGGGTCAAGCTGGACTCCATGAGGGCGGATGACAATAGAGGTTACCAGCTCGGCTATAAGGCTTTGGATACCTGGTGCGAAGGTCTGCTCAGCAACCGGTGGTACCAAGATGCAGAAACCTCTGATTTTGAACGCAGGTTCAGCGTAAACTACTTTTGCATGATGGCACTAACCGATGCCCGTAGAAGCGCCGCAGCTTACTTAAAAGCATCGCTGCCGCTGTTGCAGCATCCTGCCGAAGCCGGCGCGCTGGCTGAGATGGCCGGGGTGTATGAACAGATCGACGCCTTACTTGAAGGTTTTTACAAGGGAATGACCGATCCAGCTTCTATAGAGCCGGGCGTTTCCCCCCGCCCGTTCTGGACGAATGAGCACCGAAGCCGGCAGGCGGAGCTACTGCAAACCGTAAGCATGCTCGAACACCGTGGAGATGGGCTGGCTAAAGAGATACTGGAGAACAGCCAGCGCCATGCAGAGGCTTAA